The following proteins are encoded in a genomic region of Streptomyces gobiensis:
- a CDS encoding D-arabinono-1,4-lactone oxidase — protein sequence MNTSRGSDSTRPTWRNWAGSATARPLRTVAPSTTDALAEVVRRAAEDGLPVKAVGTGHSFTSVATTDGVLIRPERLSGVREIDRVAGTVTVAAGTPLLQLNQVLAGAGLSLTNMGDIMEQTVSGAASTGTHGTGRDSASIAAQIEGLELVLADGSVLRCSRKENADVFAAARVGLGALGVISEITFAIEPVFLLSAREEPMPYDRVTAEFEQLVAENEHFEFYWFPHTDNCNTKRNNRSLGPAVPLPRVRGWVDDELLSNGVFQAACSLGKAVPATVPAIARVSSRALSARTYTDIPYKVFTSPRRVRFLEMEYAVPREAAMAALGELKTMTERSDLRIGFPVEVRTAPADDIALSTASGRETAYIAMHVYRGTPYRAYFTAAERIMTAHGGRPHWGKLHSRDAEYLAGVYPRFGEFAALRDRLDPGRLFSNGYLRRVLGD from the coding sequence ATGAATACTTCACGCGGGTCCGACAGCACCCGGCCGACCTGGCGTAACTGGGCGGGCAGCGCGACCGCGCGGCCGCTGCGGACGGTGGCGCCCTCGACCACGGACGCGCTGGCGGAGGTGGTACGGCGGGCTGCCGAGGACGGGCTGCCCGTCAAGGCGGTCGGTACGGGTCACTCCTTCACCAGCGTGGCCACCACGGACGGTGTGCTCATACGTCCGGAACGGCTCAGCGGCGTGCGGGAGATCGACCGGGTGGCCGGGACGGTGACCGTGGCCGCCGGTACCCCGCTGCTGCAGCTCAATCAGGTGCTGGCGGGCGCGGGTCTTTCGCTCACGAACATGGGCGACATCATGGAGCAGACCGTCTCCGGCGCCGCCAGCACCGGCACCCATGGCACCGGGCGCGACTCGGCCTCCATCGCGGCGCAGATCGAGGGGCTTGAGCTGGTGCTCGCCGATGGCTCGGTGCTGCGCTGCTCCCGTAAGGAGAACGCCGATGTGTTCGCCGCGGCCCGGGTCGGGCTGGGGGCGCTGGGCGTGATCAGCGAGATCACCTTCGCCATAGAGCCGGTCTTCCTGCTCAGCGCCCGCGAGGAGCCCATGCCGTACGACCGGGTCACAGCGGAGTTCGAACAGCTTGTCGCGGAGAACGAGCACTTCGAGTTCTACTGGTTCCCGCACACCGACAACTGCAATACCAAGCGCAACAACCGCTCCCTCGGCCCCGCCGTGCCGCTGCCCAGGGTGCGCGGCTGGGTCGACGATGAGCTGCTGTCCAACGGCGTCTTCCAGGCGGCCTGCTCGCTGGGGAAGGCCGTCCCGGCGACGGTCCCGGCCATCGCCAGGGTTTCCAGCCGGGCGCTGTCGGCCCGTACGTACACCGACATCCCGTACAAGGTCTTCACCAGCCCACGCCGGGTGCGGTTCCTTGAGATGGAGTACGCGGTGCCGCGTGAGGCGGCGATGGCCGCGCTGGGTGAGCTGAAGACCATGACCGAGCGCTCGGACCTGCGGATCGGGTTCCCGGTCGAGGTCCGCACCGCCCCGGCTGATGACATCGCGCTCTCCACCGCCAGCGGCCGGGAGACCGCGTACATCGCGATGCATGTCTACCGCGGCACCCCCTACCGGGCGTACTTCACCGCAGCCGAGCGGATCATGACCGCCCATGGCGGCCGTCCGCACTGGGGCAAGCTGCACAGCCGCGACGCGGAGTATCTGGCGGGGGTGTATCCGCGGTTCGGCGAGTTCGCGGCGCTGCGGGACCGGCTGGACCCGGGCCGGCTCTTCAGCAACGGGTATCTGCGGCGGGTGCTGGGCGACTGA
- a CDS encoding thymidine kinase — MDCGKSTLALQIEHNRSARGLQGMIFTRNDRAGEGKLSSRLGLVTEAVEAGDGFDFHAHLVRHLTAGGRTDYVIADEAQFLTPQQIDQLARVVDDLGIDVFAFGITTDFRTRLFPGSQRLIELADRVEVLQVEALCWCGARATHNARTVGGRMVVEGAQVVVGDVGQPAGELGYEVLCRRHHRRRLTAATARAGALSPDVLPVG; from the coding sequence ATGGACTGCGGAAAGAGCACACTCGCTCTCCAGATCGAGCACAACAGATCAGCGCGCGGGCTACAGGGCATGATCTTCACCCGCAACGACCGGGCGGGCGAGGGGAAGCTCTCCTCCCGGCTCGGGCTGGTCACCGAGGCCGTGGAGGCCGGCGACGGCTTCGACTTCCACGCCCACCTCGTCCGCCACCTCACCGCGGGCGGCCGCACGGACTATGTCATCGCGGACGAGGCACAGTTCCTCACCCCGCAGCAGATCGACCAGCTCGCCCGGGTCGTCGACGACCTCGGCATCGATGTCTTCGCCTTCGGCATCACCACGGACTTCCGCACCCGGCTCTTCCCCGGCTCCCAGCGGCTGATCGAGCTGGCCGACCGGGTGGAGGTGCTTCAGGTCGAAGCGCTGTGCTGGTGCGGAGCGCGGGCCACACACAACGCCCGTACGGTCGGTGGGCGGATGGTCGTCGAGGGTGCCCAGGTGGTCGTCGGGGATGTCGGCCAGCCGGCCGGTGAGCTCGGCTATGAGGTGCTGTGCCGCCGCCACCACCGTCGTCGGCTGACCGCCGCCACGGCACGCGCGGGCGCGCTGTCCCCCGACGTCCTCCCCGTCGGCTGA
- a CDS encoding DUF3710 domain-containing protein, with translation MFGRRRKRDEKPEGVSDDNETAADEVADEAAESEAAVDEAARVKLPPAPRPDGPWDISEVSEPDKGRVDLGGLFVPGVEGMELRVEVAGDAIVAATVVLQDSAIQLQGFAAPKREGIWDEVREEIASGITQQGGVIDEVEGPLGWELRAQVPVQLPDGKHGVQVVRFIGVDGPRWFLRGVISGQGAVQPQAAGLLEQIFRDTVIVRGDSPMAPRDPIVLKLPNDAQMVPDGVQQDSAEEGSRFAGGIDKLQRGPEITEVR, from the coding sequence GTGTTCGGACGTCGTCGCAAGCGGGACGAGAAGCCGGAAGGCGTCTCGGACGATAACGAGACAGCTGCCGACGAGGTGGCGGACGAGGCCGCGGAGTCCGAGGCCGCGGTGGACGAGGCAGCGCGGGTGAAGCTGCCGCCGGCCCCGCGCCCCGACGGCCCCTGGGACATTTCCGAGGTCAGCGAGCCGGACAAGGGCCGGGTCGACCTCGGCGGACTGTTTGTGCCCGGTGTCGAGGGCATGGAGCTGCGGGTCGAGGTCGCCGGCGACGCGATCGTCGCCGCGACCGTGGTCCTCCAGGACAGCGCCATCCAGCTCCAGGGCTTCGCCGCGCCCAAGCGCGAGGGCATCTGGGATGAGGTACGCGAGGAGATCGCCTCCGGCATCACCCAGCAGGGCGGAGTCATCGACGAGGTCGAGGGCCCGCTGGGCTGGGAGCTGCGGGCTCAGGTGCCGGTGCAGCTCCCGGACGGCAAGCACGGGGTGCAGGTCGTGCGCTTCATCGGGGTGGACGGGCCGCGCTGGTTCCTGCGCGGTGTCATCTCCGGTCAGGGCGCGGTGCAGCCGCAGGCCGCCGGGCTGCTGGAGCAGATCTTCCGGGACACGGTCATCGTGCGTGGCGATTCCCCGATGGCCCCCCGGGACCCGATCGTGCTCAAGCTGCCCAATGACGCCCAGATGGTGCCCGACGGCGTCCAGCAGGACTCCGCCGAGGAGGGCTCCCGGTTCGCCGGTGGCATCGACAAGCTGCAGCGTGGCCCGGAGATCACCGAGGTGCGCTGA
- a CDS encoding sensor histidine kinase, with the protein MTAPTSPPPSGTGTGTGPPPPPSAPPKPTWGPPEPPRSYLWLRPTIRIRLTVLYGGMFLVAGMLLLTIIYLLAAQALQEGSKLPIRITGLDLQVSSETCQLPTIGTSDDLNRALDACLQHQRRVALESLLKHSLLALLGLAVAAFAIGYVMSGRVLSPLGRITRTARQVAGSDLHRRIELDGPDDELKELSDTFDEMLDRLDRAFTAQQRFVANASHELRTPLAINRTLLEVQLSDPAASPDVQQLGKTLLATNERSEQLVEGLLLLARSENEIIDRKPVDLAEVAGRAVEQSRTEAEEKGVELRGVRQPAYVQGNGVLLERVALNLVQNAVRYNLREGGWVSVSTVARPGEAVLTVENTGPQVPAYEIDNLFEPFRRLRTERTGSDKGVGLGLSIARSVARAHGGTITAEPREEGGLVMRVALPV; encoded by the coding sequence ATGACTGCCCCCACATCCCCGCCCCCGTCCGGCACCGGCACCGGCACCGGACCACCACCACCGCCCAGTGCCCCGCCCAAGCCCACCTGGGGCCCACCGGAGCCCCCACGCTCGTATCTCTGGCTGCGGCCCACCATCCGGATCAGGCTCACCGTGCTCTACGGCGGGATGTTCCTGGTCGCCGGGATGCTGCTGTTGACGATCATCTATCTGCTCGCCGCGCAGGCGCTGCAGGAGGGCAGCAAGCTGCCAATCCGGATCACCGGTCTGGATCTGCAGGTCAGCAGCGAGACCTGCCAGCTTCCCACCATCGGCACGAGCGATGATCTCAACCGGGCACTGGACGCCTGTCTGCAGCATCAGCGCAGGGTGGCCCTGGAGTCCCTGCTGAAGCACTCCCTGCTGGCGCTGCTGGGTCTGGCGGTCGCCGCCTTCGCCATCGGCTATGTGATGTCGGGCCGGGTGCTCTCTCCGCTGGGCCGTATCACCCGTACGGCCCGTCAGGTCGCGGGCTCCGATCTGCACCGCCGGATCGAGCTGGACGGGCCGGACGACGAGCTCAAGGAGCTGTCCGACACCTTCGACGAGATGCTGGACCGGCTGGACAGGGCATTCACCGCCCAGCAGCGCTTTGTCGCCAATGCCTCACACGAGCTCCGCACCCCACTCGCGATCAACCGCACCCTGCTGGAGGTCCAGCTCTCCGATCCGGCCGCCTCGCCCGACGTCCAGCAGCTCGGCAAGACGCTGCTGGCCACGAACGAGCGCAGCGAGCAGCTGGTGGAGGGCCTGCTGCTGCTCGCCCGCAGTGAGAACGAGATCATCGACCGCAAGCCCGTGGATCTCGCCGAGGTGGCCGGCCGGGCGGTGGAGCAGAGCCGCACGGAGGCCGAGGAGAAGGGCGTCGAGCTGCGCGGAGTGCGGCAGCCCGCCTATGTGCAGGGCAATGGTGTGCTGCTCGAGCGGGTCGCCCTCAATCTCGTACAGAACGCCGTGCGCTACAACCTCCGCGAGGGAGGCTGGGTCTCGGTGAGTACCGTCGCGCGGCCCGGGGAGGCGGTGCTGACCGTCGAGAACACCGGGCCGCAGGTGCCCGCGTATGAGATCGACAATCTTTTCGAGCCCTTCCGCCGACTGCGCACCGAGCGCACCGGCAGCGACAAGGGTGTCGGTCTCGGGCTGTCGATCGCGCGGTCGGTGGCGCGCGCACACGGTGGGACCATCACCGCGGAGCCCCGCGAGGAGGGCGGTCTGGTGATGCGCGTCGCGCTGCCGGTCTGA
- a CDS encoding ferrochelatase, whose amino-acid sequence MPDERPHPYDALLLLSFGGPEGPEDVVPFLENVTRGRGIPRERLEEVGQHYFLFDGISPINAQNRELLDALRKDFDQHGLDLPVYWGNRNWSPYLTDTLREMVRDGRRRILVLTTSAYASYSGCRQYRENLAESLATVEAELPPGQELPRVDKLRHYFNHPGFLRPMIDGVLTALGRLPQEVRNSAHLAFTTHSIPTAAADTSGPVEQHGDGGAYVAQHLDVARLISDAVREETGGQHPWRLVYQSRSGAPHIPWLEPDICDHLEALHSAGAPAAVMVPIGFVSDHMEVLYDLDTEAMAKAAELGLPVVRSATVGADPRFVAGIRELVLERAAVERAAEPERCAMGNLGPSHDLCPIGCCPARTPKPAAAGADSPYL is encoded by the coding sequence ATGCCCGATGAGCGACCGCACCCCTATGACGCCCTGCTGCTCCTCTCCTTCGGCGGTCCGGAAGGGCCGGAGGATGTGGTGCCGTTCCTGGAGAACGTGACCCGCGGTCGCGGCATCCCACGGGAGCGGCTGGAAGAAGTCGGCCAGCACTACTTTCTCTTTGACGGCATCTCCCCCATCAACGCCCAGAACCGCGAGCTGCTGGACGCGCTGCGCAAGGACTTCGACCAGCATGGCCTGGATCTGCCGGTGTACTGGGGCAACCGCAACTGGAGCCCGTATCTGACCGACACCCTCCGGGAGATGGTGCGCGATGGACGCCGCCGCATTCTGGTGCTGACCACGAGCGCGTACGCCTCGTACTCCGGCTGCCGCCAGTACCGGGAGAACCTCGCCGAATCGCTGGCCACCGTGGAGGCCGAACTCCCCCCGGGCCAGGAGCTGCCCCGCGTCGACAAGCTCCGGCACTACTTCAATCACCCCGGTTTTCTGCGCCCCATGATCGACGGGGTGCTGACCGCGCTCGGCCGACTGCCGCAGGAGGTGCGCAACAGCGCGCACCTCGCCTTCACCACCCACTCCATCCCGACCGCCGCGGCCGACACCTCCGGGCCGGTGGAGCAGCACGGCGATGGTGGCGCGTATGTCGCCCAGCATCTGGATGTGGCGCGGCTGATCAGCGACGCGGTACGTGAGGAGACCGGCGGCCAGCACCCATGGCGGCTCGTCTACCAGTCCCGCAGCGGCGCCCCGCACATTCCCTGGCTGGAGCCGGACATCTGTGACCATCTGGAGGCCCTGCACAGCGCGGGGGCGCCCGCGGCCGTGATGGTCCCGATCGGCTTTGTCTCGGACCATATGGAGGTCCTTTACGACCTCGACACCGAGGCCATGGCCAAGGCCGCTGAGCTGGGCCTGCCGGTCGTACGGTCCGCGACTGTCGGCGCGGACCCGCGCTTTGTGGCCGGTATCCGGGAGCTGGTGCTGGAGCGCGCCGCCGTCGAGCGGGCCGCCGAGCCCGAACGGTGCGCGATGGGGAACCTCGGCCCCTCCCACGATCTGTGCCCCATCGGCTGCTGCCCCGCCCGTACGCCCAAGCCCGCGGCCGCGGGCGCCGACAGCCCGTACCTCTGA
- the dut gene encoding dUTP diphosphatase, whose product MDVLIRRVDPDVPLPGYGHPGDAGADLVTTEAAELAPGERTVLPTGVSIALPDGYAAFVHPRSGLAARCGVALVNAPGTVDAGYRGEIKVIVVNLDPHESVRFARFDRIAQLVVQQVEKVRFHEVEELPGSARAAGGFGSTGGHAGGGAGASQHNQYAAVGADEGADLKGQ is encoded by the coding sequence GTGGACGTGCTCATCCGCCGTGTGGACCCCGATGTGCCGCTGCCCGGCTATGGGCACCCGGGCGACGCGGGTGCCGATCTCGTCACCACCGAGGCCGCCGAACTCGCTCCCGGCGAGCGGACAGTGCTGCCGACCGGAGTGTCCATCGCGCTGCCCGATGGATACGCGGCCTTTGTTCATCCGCGCTCCGGGCTGGCCGCCCGCTGTGGCGTCGCGCTGGTGAATGCCCCGGGAACGGTGGATGCCGGGTACCGTGGAGAGATCAAGGTGATCGTGGTCAACCTGGACCCGCACGAGAGCGTGCGGTTCGCCCGGTTCGATCGCATCGCCCAACTCGTCGTCCAGCAGGTCGAGAAGGTGCGTTTCCACGAAGTGGAAGAGTTGCCGGGATCGGCGCGGGCCGCCGGGGGCTTCGGCTCCACGGGTGGCCACGCTGGCGGGGGTGCTGGGGCTTCACAGCACAATCAATACGCTGCGGTCGGTGCCGACGAGGGCGCCGACCTGAAGGGACAGTGA
- a CDS encoding inositol monophosphatase family protein, with translation MTDQLRGELLDIALEAAQRAGELLRDGRPADLGVAATKSSPVDVVTEMDIAAEKLITGFLAERRPHDGILGEEGADSAGTSGVRWVVDPIDGTVNYLYGLPNWAVSIAAEVDGETVVGVVHCPPRAEVYWAVLGEGSWRNGERVRCRPAPALDQALIGTGFNYTLRLRTAQAELVRQLLPRVRDIRRSGSAALDLCDVGGGRLDGYYERGTNPWDYAAGDLIAREAGAVTGGRPGEPAGPGLVIAASPGVFEELQPLLDELGAWRG, from the coding sequence ATGACCGACCAGCTCCGAGGTGAACTCCTCGATATAGCGCTGGAGGCCGCCCAGCGCGCCGGTGAGCTGCTGCGTGATGGCCGCCCGGCGGATCTCGGGGTCGCCGCGACCAAGTCCAGCCCCGTCGATGTCGTCACCGAGATGGACATCGCCGCGGAGAAGCTGATCACCGGCTTTCTCGCCGAGCGCCGCCCCCATGACGGGATCCTTGGCGAGGAGGGCGCGGACAGCGCGGGCACCAGTGGGGTGCGGTGGGTCGTCGACCCGATCGACGGCACGGTGAATTACCTGTACGGGCTGCCGAACTGGGCGGTCTCCATCGCCGCCGAGGTGGACGGCGAGACGGTTGTCGGCGTCGTCCACTGCCCGCCCCGGGCCGAGGTGTACTGGGCCGTCCTGGGCGAGGGCTCCTGGCGTAACGGGGAACGGGTGCGCTGCCGGCCGGCGCCGGCTCTCGACCAGGCCCTGATCGGTACCGGCTTCAACTACACACTGCGGCTCCGCACCGCGCAGGCTGAGCTGGTCCGTCAGCTGCTGCCGCGGGTCCGTGACATCCGCCGCTCCGGGTCTGCGGCGCTGGACCTGTGCGATGTGGGTGGCGGTCGGCTGGACGGCTACTACGAGCGCGGCACGAATCCCTGGGACTACGCCGCGGGTGATCTCATCGCGCGGGAGGCGGGTGCCGTGACCGGGGGGCGGCCTGGGGAGCCCGCCGGTCCTGGGCTGGTCATCGCCGCTTCTCCGGGGGTCTTCGAGGAGCTCCAGCCGCTTCTGGACGAGCTGGGGGCCTGGCGCGGCTAG
- a CDS encoding response regulator transcription factor — MRVLVVEDEQLLADAVATGLRREAMAVDVVYDGAAALERVDLNDYDVVVLDRDLPLVHGDDVCRKIIELELPTRVLMLTASGDVSDRVEGLELGADDYLPKPFAFSELTARVRALGRRTTVALPPVLERAGIKLDPNRREVFRNGQQIQLAPKEFAVLEVLLRSEGTVVSAEQLLEKAWDENTDPFTNVVRVTVMTLRRKLGEPPVIVTVPGSGYRI, encoded by the coding sequence GTGCGCGTACTCGTCGTCGAGGACGAGCAACTGCTCGCTGATGCCGTGGCCACCGGGCTGCGCCGGGAGGCCATGGCGGTCGATGTCGTCTACGACGGAGCCGCGGCCCTGGAGCGCGTCGATCTCAATGACTACGACGTGGTCGTCCTCGACCGCGATCTGCCCCTGGTTCACGGCGATGATGTCTGCCGCAAGATCATCGAGCTGGAGCTGCCCACCCGGGTACTGATGCTCACCGCCTCGGGCGATGTGAGCGACCGTGTCGAAGGGCTGGAGCTCGGCGCGGACGACTATCTGCCCAAGCCCTTCGCCTTCAGCGAGCTGACCGCCCGCGTACGTGCCCTGGGGCGCCGTACCACGGTCGCGCTGCCGCCTGTGCTGGAGCGCGCCGGGATCAAGCTCGACCCCAACCGCCGCGAGGTTTTCCGGAACGGTCAGCAGATCCAGCTCGCGCCCAAGGAGTTCGCCGTCCTCGAGGTGCTGCTGCGCAGTGAAGGCACCGTCGTCTCCGCCGAACAGCTGCTGGAGAAGGCCTGGGACGAGAACACCGACCCCTTCACCAACGTCGTACGGGTGACGGTGATGACGCTGCGCCGCAAGCTGGGCGAGCCTCCAGTGATCGTCACCGTGCCCGGCTCCGGCTACCGGATCTGA
- a CDS encoding DUF3093 domain-containing protein encodes MAYDERLTAPRSWWLIAVLAGVALSLVLLPVGPLPALGGLVAGAALAAAAVSAYGSVRIRVIAGSLVAASARIPLTALGEARALDPEEARAWRTHKANPRAFMVLRGYIPTAVRVEITDPEDPTPYVYLSTRCPDRLVAALESARTA; translated from the coding sequence ATGGCGTACGACGAACGACTGACCGCACCCCGCTCCTGGTGGCTGATCGCCGTACTGGCCGGAGTCGCGCTGAGCCTGGTGCTGCTGCCCGTGGGACCGCTGCCGGCGCTGGGCGGGCTGGTCGCCGGGGCCGCGCTGGCGGCGGCCGCGGTGAGCGCCTATGGCTCGGTGCGGATCCGGGTCATCGCCGGCTCGCTGGTCGCGGCCAGTGCCCGGATCCCGCTGACGGCGCTGGGTGAGGCGAGGGCACTGGACCCCGAAGAGGCCCGCGCCTGGCGTACGCACAAGGCGAATCCACGGGCGTTCATGGTGCTGCGCGGATACATCCCGACGGCGGTGCGGGTCGAGATCACGGACCCGGAGGATCCGACGCCGTATGTCTATCTCTCGACGCGCTGCCCGGACCGGCTGGTCGCAGCGCTGGAGTCGGCCAGGACGGCCTGA
- a CDS encoding IS5 family transposase (programmed frameshift), whose product MSLTDAQWARIEPLLPDRTPKRGGRWRDHRQVIDAIAFKYRTGTPWMDLPEHFGSWKGAHNRLRKWAADGTWEKVFTALLAQADAEGDLDWVVAVDSTIVRAHQHAAGARPKGAPAGEPDDHALGRSRGGLTTKIHLAADSHCRPLAFVITPGQAGDAPAFPEVMARLRVPRPIGRPRITPDVILADKAYSSRAIRTHLRRRGIRAVIPQPADQAANRKRRGSRGGRPPAFDRDAYKRRNTVERCINRLKQWRGLATRYDKTATIYLAGLHLAAIFIWSAR is encoded by the exons GTGTCGTTGACTGATGCCCAGTGGGCACGGATCGAGCCGTTGTTGCCGGACCGGACTCCGAAGCGGGGCGGACGGTGGCGTGATCACCGCCAGGTGATCGACGCGATCGCGTTCAAGTACCGCACCGGGACACCGTGGATGGACCTGCCCGAGCACTTCGGGTCGTGGAAGGGCGCCCACAACCGCCTGCGGAAGTGGGCCGCCGACGGCACCTGGGAGAAGGTCTTCACCGCCCTGCTCGCCCAGGCCGACGCCGAAGGCGACCTCGACTGGGTCGTCGCGGTCGACTCCACCATCGTCCGAGCCCACCAGCACGCCGCCGGGGCCCGTC CAAAAGGGGCCCCGGCCGGCGAGCCGGACGACCATGCCCTCGGACGCTCCCGCGGCGGACTGACCACCAAGATCCACCTCGCCGCGGACAGCCACTGCCGGCCCCTGGCCTTCGTCATCACGCCTGGCCAGGCAGGTGACGCACCCGCATTCCCCGAGGTCATGGCCCGCTTACGGGTGCCCCGGCCAATCGGCCGGCCCAGGATCACGCCGGACGTGATCCTGGCCGACAAGGCCTACTCATCCCGCGCGATCCGGACCCATCTCCGTCGGCGCGGGATCCGGGCCGTGATCCCGCAGCCCGCCGACCAGGCCGCCAACCGCAAACGCCGCGGCAGCCGCGGCGGCAGACCACCAGCCTTCGACCGCGACGCCTACAAGCGGCGCAACACGGTCGAGCGCTGCATCAACAGACTCAAGCAATGGCGCGGCCTGGCCACCCGCTACGACAAGACCGCCACCATCTACCTCGCCGGACTCCACCTCGCCGCCATCTTCATCTGGTCAGCGAGATGA
- a CDS encoding DUF4193 domain-containing protein, giving the protein MATDYDTPRKTDDDANEDSIEELKARRNDKAASSVDVDEFEQAEGLELPGADLSNEELSVRVLPRQADEFTCMSCFLVHHRSQLAAEKNGQLICRDCAA; this is encoded by the coding sequence ATGGCAACGGATTACGACACTCCACGCAAGACCGATGATGACGCCAACGAGGACAGCATCGAAGAGCTCAAGGCACGGCGGAACGACAAGGCCGCCTCGAGCGTCGACGTAGATGAGTTCGAGCAGGCCGAGGGACTTGAGCTGCCCGGGGCGGATCTCTCCAATGAGGAGCTGTCCGTCCGGGTGCTGCCGCGTCAGGCCGACGAGTTCACCTGCATGAGCTGCTTCCTGGTGCATCACCGCTCCCAGCTGGCCGCGGAGAAGAACGGACAGCTGATCTGCCGCGACTGCGCGGCTTGA
- a CDS encoding PaaI family thioesterase yields MTAPKTSLTPPEDALPPARHPDAPAPGEPLGAHYDQCFGCGDWQPHGLHLAARAGEGVNVTAEFTVTPDHQGAPGLAHGGVLATALDETLGSLNWLMHTIAVTGRLETDFLLPVPVGTVLHLDARVTAVHGRKIYCTATGRIGGYDGPVAVRADALFIEVKVEHFIENGREEEIQAAMKDPDQVRRARAFEVNP; encoded by the coding sequence GTGACTGCTCCCAAGACCTCGCTGACACCGCCTGAAGACGCCCTGCCCCCGGCACGTCACCCCGACGCGCCCGCACCGGGCGAACCCCTCGGTGCTCACTACGACCAGTGCTTCGGCTGCGGCGACTGGCAGCCGCACGGACTGCACCTGGCCGCACGGGCAGGCGAGGGTGTCAACGTCACCGCTGAGTTCACCGTCACGCCCGACCACCAGGGCGCCCCCGGCCTGGCACACGGCGGCGTCCTGGCCACCGCGCTGGACGAGACGCTGGGCTCCCTCAACTGGCTGATGCACACCATCGCCGTGACGGGACGGCTGGAGACGGACTTCCTGCTGCCCGTCCCCGTGGGTACCGTGCTGCATCTGGACGCCCGGGTGACCGCGGTGCACGGGCGGAAGATCTACTGCACCGCCACCGGCCGGATCGGCGGCTATGACGGCCCGGTCGCGGTGCGTGCCGATGCCCTCTTCATCGAGGTCAAGGTGGAGCACTTCATCGAGAACGGCCGCGAAGAGGAAATCCAGGCCGCCATGAAGGACCCGGACCAGGTCAGGCGCGCCCGCGCCTTTGAGGTGAACCCGTGA
- a CDS encoding IS481 family transposase produces the protein MSHRNARLTVHGRRLLVERVCSGRPVAHVAAEMGVSRMTAHKWVRRWRNEGEPGLHDRSSRPHTTPHRTAPAMEARVRELRTTRKLGPARIGPILGLPASTVHRVLARHGLHRLSFLDRPTGQVIRRYERDRPGELIHVDVKKLGRIPDGGGWRIHGRKDSRLTKTGAGYDYIHSAVDDHTRLAYSEVHTDEKAATCAEFLRRAAAHFAGMGIRRIERVLTDNAWSYRKSSLWKQALTDLGAVGKLTRAYRPQTNGKVERFNRTLLDEWAYLRPYTSNADRTASLEGFLHTYNYHRCHTALAGQPPISRVNNPAGQYT, from the coding sequence GTGTCCCACCGTAATGCCCGACTGACTGTTCATGGCAGGCGGCTGCTGGTCGAACGTGTGTGTTCGGGCCGTCCGGTCGCGCATGTCGCGGCGGAGATGGGCGTCTCCCGCATGACAGCCCACAAGTGGGTGCGCCGCTGGCGGAACGAGGGGGAGCCAGGCCTGCATGACCGTTCCAGCCGCCCGCACACCACCCCGCACCGCACAGCACCAGCCATGGAAGCGCGGGTGCGTGAGCTGCGCACGACCCGCAAGCTCGGCCCGGCCCGCATCGGCCCGATCCTTGGCCTGCCCGCCTCCACCGTGCATCGCGTCCTCGCCCGCCACGGCCTGCACCGGCTGTCCTTCCTGGACCGGCCCACCGGGCAGGTCATCCGCCGCTACGAACGCGACCGGCCCGGCGAACTGATCCACGTGGACGTCAAGAAACTCGGCCGGATCCCCGACGGCGGCGGCTGGCGGATCCACGGCCGTAAAGACAGCCGACTGACCAAGACCGGCGCCGGCTACGACTACATCCACTCCGCCGTCGACGACCACACCCGCCTGGCCTACAGCGAGGTCCACACCGACGAGAAAGCCGCTACCTGCGCAGAGTTCCTCCGGCGAGCCGCCGCCCATTTCGCCGGGATGGGCATCCGCCGCATCGAACGGGTCCTTACCGACAACGCCTGGTCCTACCGCAAGAGCAGCCTGTGGAAGCAGGCCCTGACCGACCTCGGCGCAGTCGGCAAGCTCACCCGCGCCTACCGGCCACAGACCAACGGCAAGGTCGAACGCTTCAACCGCACCCTGCTCGACGAGTGGGCCTACCTACGGCCCTACACCAGCAACGCCGATCGAACAGCGAGCCTCGAAGGCTTCCTGCACACCTACAACTACCATCGCTGCCACACCGCACTGGCAGGCCAGCCACCCATCAGCCGCGTCAACAACCCTGCGGGTCAATACACCTAG